One genomic segment of Streptomyces liangshanensis includes these proteins:
- a CDS encoding acylneuraminate cytidylyltransferase has product MNAVLAVIPARGGSKGVPAKNLAPVGGVPLVVRAVRACLAARHVTDVVVSTDDAAIADVARTAGAEVVLRPAAIAGDTATSEAAVLHAMDAYHAMRGITADVVLLVQCTSPFITAEDLDGVATAVTEDGADSALTVAPTHGFIWRDDRTGSTERDGYGVNHDKANRPRRQDRPQEYLETGAAYAMRAAGFRAAQHRFFGRTALVTTDPARVLEIDDPHDLARARALAPLLDPTALPVHDDIDAVVLDFDGTQTDDKVLIDSDGRETVAVHRGDGLGIAALRRSGLELLILSTEQNPVVAARARKLQVPVLHGIDRKDLALKQWCDEHGIAPERVLYVGNDVNDLGCFGLVGWPVAVASAHDAVRAAARAVTTTPGGEGAIREIAAWLLGPGLHVPARQEQPPTSPAPRPHHAPHTINTHDK; this is encoded by the coding sequence ATGAACGCCGTCCTCGCCGTGATCCCCGCCCGCGGCGGATCCAAGGGCGTGCCCGCCAAGAACCTCGCCCCCGTCGGCGGAGTGCCGCTCGTCGTCCGCGCCGTCCGCGCGTGCCTCGCCGCCCGGCACGTGACCGACGTCGTCGTCTCCACCGACGACGCGGCCATCGCCGACGTCGCCAGGACCGCCGGCGCCGAGGTCGTCCTGCGCCCCGCCGCCATCGCGGGGGACACCGCGACCAGCGAGGCCGCCGTCCTGCACGCGATGGACGCGTACCACGCGATGCGCGGGATCACCGCCGACGTCGTGCTGCTGGTCCAGTGCACCAGCCCGTTCATCACCGCCGAGGACCTGGACGGCGTCGCGACGGCCGTCACCGAGGACGGCGCCGACTCCGCCCTCACCGTCGCGCCCACCCACGGCTTCATCTGGCGCGACGACCGCACGGGCAGCACCGAGCGCGACGGCTACGGCGTCAACCACGACAAGGCCAACCGCCCCCGCCGCCAGGACCGGCCCCAGGAGTACCTGGAGACCGGCGCCGCCTACGCGATGCGCGCCGCCGGATTCCGCGCCGCCCAGCACCGCTTCTTCGGCCGCACCGCGCTCGTCACCACCGACCCCGCCCGGGTCCTGGAGATCGACGACCCGCACGACCTGGCCCGCGCCCGCGCCCTGGCGCCGCTGCTCGACCCGACGGCCCTGCCCGTCCACGACGACATCGACGCCGTCGTCCTCGACTTCGACGGGACCCAGACCGACGACAAGGTCCTGATCGACTCCGACGGCCGCGAGACGGTCGCCGTGCACCGCGGCGACGGCCTCGGCATCGCCGCGCTGCGCCGCTCCGGCCTGGAACTGCTCATCCTCTCCACCGAGCAGAACCCGGTCGTCGCGGCCCGCGCCCGCAAACTCCAGGTCCCCGTCCTGCACGGCATCGACCGCAAGGACCTGGCGCTCAAGCAGTGGTGCGACGAACACGGCATCGCGCCCGAGCGCGTGCTGTACGTCGGCAACGACGTCAACGACCTCGGCTGCTTCGGGCTCGTCGGCTGGCCGGTGGCCGTCGCGAGCGCCCACGACGCCGTACGCGCCGCCGCGCGTGCCGTCACCACGACTCCGGGCGGCGAAGGGGCGATCCGCGAGATCGCCGCCTGGTTGCTCGGGCCGGGACTCCACGTACCGGCACGGCAGGAGCAGCCCCCCACATCACCTGCTCCCCGCCCGCACCACGCCCCCCACACGATCAACACCCACGACAAGTAA
- a CDS encoding N-acetylneuraminate synthase family protein: MSTDATSRLRTLGTRTAGPGRPVYVTGEIGINHNGELDNALALIDVAADAGCDAVKFQKRTPEICTPRDQWDIERDTPWGRMTYIDYRHRVEFGEDEYRTIDEHCKKRGIDWFASPWDTEAVAFLEKFDVPAHKVASASLTDDELLRALRATGRTVILSSGMSTPKQIRHAVEVLGSENILLCHATSTYPAKAEELNLRVINTLQAEFPNVPIGYSGHETGLQTTLAAVALGAVFVERHITLDRAMWGSDQAASVEPQGLQRLVRDIRTIEASLGDGVKKVYESELGPMKKLRRVAGVVAEAAEPATV; this comes from the coding sequence ATGAGCACCGACGCCACCTCCCGCCTGCGCACCCTCGGCACGCGGACCGCCGGCCCCGGTCGCCCCGTCTACGTCACGGGTGAGATCGGCATCAACCACAACGGCGAGCTGGACAACGCCCTCGCCCTGATCGACGTCGCCGCCGACGCCGGCTGCGACGCGGTCAAGTTCCAGAAGCGCACCCCGGAGATCTGCACCCCGCGCGACCAGTGGGACATCGAGCGCGACACCCCCTGGGGCCGGATGACGTACATCGACTACCGCCACCGCGTCGAGTTCGGCGAGGACGAGTACCGCACGATCGACGAGCACTGCAAGAAGCGCGGCATCGACTGGTTCGCCTCCCCGTGGGACACCGAGGCCGTCGCCTTCCTGGAGAAGTTCGACGTCCCCGCCCACAAGGTCGCCTCCGCGTCCCTCACCGACGACGAGCTGCTGCGCGCCCTGCGCGCCACCGGCCGCACCGTCATCCTCTCCAGCGGCATGTCCACGCCGAAGCAGATCCGCCACGCCGTCGAGGTGCTGGGCAGCGAGAACATCCTGCTCTGCCACGCCACGTCGACGTACCCGGCCAAGGCCGAGGAGCTCAACCTCCGGGTGATCAACACCCTCCAGGCCGAGTTCCCGAACGTCCCGATCGGCTACAGCGGCCACGAGACCGGTCTCCAGACCACCCTCGCCGCCGTCGCCCTCGGCGCCGTCTTCGTCGAGCGCCACATCACCCTCGACCGCGCCATGTGGGGCTCCGACCAGGCCGCCTCCGTCGAGCCGCAGGGCCTCCAGCGCCTCGTCCGTGACATCCGCACGATCGAGGCGTCCCTCGGTGACGGTGTCAAGAAGGTGTACGAGTCGGAGCTCGGCCCGATGAAGAAGCTCCGCCGCGTCGCGGGCGTCGTCGCCGAGGCCGCCGAGCCGGCCACGGTCTGA
- a CDS encoding BMP family lipoprotein has product MRRVSKIAVAGIASAALALTATACGSTSADKAKEDAAPSGSSSAQSGVKVGIAYDVGGRGDHSFNDSAARGVDKAKAEFGGDVKELTAKTTDTEADRVDRLTQLAEAGYNPVVGIGYAYANSMKSVAAKFPAVTFGIVDSVVDAKNVDNIVFTEEQGSYLGGVAAALKTKKDHVGFIGGVDVPLIKKFEAGYVQGVHDTNPKIKVDVQYLSHGSDTSGFASPDKGKAAAQGMLDNGADVIYSAAGSSGSGAIEAVNGSKGAWAIGVDSDQYNQVSLAKYKSSILTSVVKNVDVGVYDLVKSIHDKKPLVGTNAYSLAKNGVSLSTSGGFIADIQPKIDAAKAKIVDGSIKVKTTP; this is encoded by the coding sequence GTGCGCCGGGTATCCAAGATCGCTGTAGCGGGCATAGCCTCAGCTGCACTCGCCCTCACCGCCACCGCGTGTGGCAGTACGTCCGCGGACAAGGCGAAGGAGGACGCGGCCCCCTCCGGCTCGTCCTCCGCGCAGTCCGGCGTCAAGGTCGGCATCGCCTACGACGTGGGCGGCCGCGGTGACCACTCCTTCAACGACTCCGCCGCGCGCGGCGTCGACAAGGCCAAGGCCGAGTTCGGCGGTGACGTCAAGGAGCTGACCGCCAAGACCACCGACACCGAGGCCGACCGCGTCGACCGCCTGACGCAGCTCGCCGAGGCGGGCTACAACCCGGTCGTCGGCATCGGCTACGCGTACGCCAACTCGATGAAGTCGGTGGCCGCGAAGTTCCCCGCCGTGACCTTCGGCATCGTCGACTCGGTCGTCGACGCGAAGAACGTCGACAACATCGTCTTCACCGAGGAGCAGGGCTCCTACCTCGGTGGCGTCGCCGCGGCGCTCAAGACGAAGAAGGACCACGTCGGCTTCATCGGCGGCGTGGACGTCCCCCTCATCAAGAAGTTCGAGGCGGGTTACGTCCAGGGTGTCCACGACACCAACCCGAAGATCAAGGTCGACGTCCAGTACCTGTCGCACGGCTCGGACACCTCCGGCTTCGCCAGCCCCGACAAGGGCAAGGCCGCCGCCCAGGGCATGCTCGACAACGGCGCCGACGTGATCTACAGCGCCGCGGGTTCCTCCGGCTCCGGCGCGATCGAGGCCGTCAACGGCAGCAAGGGCGCCTGGGCCATCGGCGTCGACTCCGACCAGTACAACCAGGTCTCCCTGGCCAAGTACAAGAGCTCGATCCTGACCTCGGTCGTCAAGAACGTCGACGTCGGCGTCTACGACCTGGTCAAGTCGATCCACGACAAGAAGCCGCTGGTGGGCACCAACGCCTACTCGCTGGCCAAGAACGGTGTGTCGCTGTCCACGAGCGGTGGCTTCATCGCCGACATCCAGCCGAAGATCGACGCCGCCAAGGCGAAGATCGTCGACGGCTCGATCAAGGTCAAGACCACCCCGTGA
- a CDS encoding amidohydrolase yields the protein MTSPESDAPPADEAALPGALPESLRAELIAFRRDMHMHPELGNQEFRATAAIKRRLEQAGLEPRVLRSGTGLICDIGEIGEAGGVSAQGVRPVLAIRGDIDALPIPDTKVGVEYRSTVPDRAHACGHDVHTTAVLGAGLVLADLHRRGLLPNPVRLIFQPAEEVMPGGALAAIDSGALVGVGRIIAVHCDPKVDAGIVGLRAGAITSACDRLEIALDGPGGHTARPHLTTDLITAIAKVAGDVPALLARRVDARSGLVLTWGRIESGHAANVIPQHAELSGTVRCLELSAWHDAPDLIHAAVDEVAALHHAKTEVTYVRGVPPVVNDAVVTELLRDAQVARRGLYAIEDTEQSLGGEDFSWYLEQVPGAMARLGVRPPGDGARYDLHRGDFDVDEQAIKVAVELFTAAAMLA from the coding sequence TTGACGTCCCCCGAGTCAGATGCCCCTCCGGCCGACGAAGCAGCGTTGCCCGGTGCGCTCCCAGAGAGCCTGCGCGCCGAGCTGATCGCCTTCCGGCGGGACATGCACATGCACCCTGAGCTGGGCAATCAGGAGTTCCGCGCCACCGCGGCGATCAAGCGGCGGCTGGAGCAGGCCGGGCTGGAACCACGGGTCCTGCGCAGCGGGACCGGGCTCATCTGCGACATCGGGGAGATCGGCGAGGCGGGCGGGGTCTCGGCGCAGGGCGTACGGCCCGTGCTGGCCATCCGTGGCGACATCGACGCGCTTCCCATCCCGGACACCAAGGTCGGCGTGGAGTACCGCTCCACCGTCCCCGACCGCGCCCACGCCTGCGGCCACGACGTGCACACCACCGCCGTCCTCGGCGCCGGACTGGTCCTCGCCGACCTCCACCGCCGCGGTCTCCTGCCGAACCCGGTGCGGCTGATCTTCCAGCCCGCCGAGGAGGTCATGCCCGGCGGCGCGCTCGCGGCCATCGACTCCGGGGCGCTGGTGGGCGTCGGCCGGATCATCGCCGTGCACTGCGACCCCAAGGTCGACGCCGGGATCGTCGGGCTGCGCGCCGGGGCCATCACCTCCGCCTGCGACCGGCTGGAGATCGCCCTCGACGGCCCCGGCGGCCACACCGCGCGCCCGCACCTCACCACGGACCTGATCACCGCCATCGCGAAGGTGGCCGGCGACGTGCCCGCGCTCCTCGCCCGCCGGGTCGACGCCCGTTCCGGGCTCGTCCTCACCTGGGGCCGTATCGAGTCGGGCCACGCGGCCAACGTCATCCCGCAGCACGCGGAGCTGTCCGGTACGGTCCGCTGCCTGGAGCTGTCGGCGTGGCACGACGCGCCCGACCTCATCCACGCCGCCGTCGACGAGGTGGCCGCACTGCACCACGCCAAGACGGAGGTCACGTACGTACGGGGCGTGCCGCCCGTCGTCAACGACGCCGTCGTCACCGAACTGCTGCGGGACGCGCAGGTCGCGCGCCGCGGGTTGTACGCGATCGAGGACACCGAGCAGAGCCTCGGCGGCGAGGACTTCTCCTGGTACCTGGAGCAGGTGCCCGGCGCGATGGCCCGTCTGGGCGTCCGGCCGCCCGGTGACGGCGCCCGGTACGATCTCCACCGGGGCGACTTCGACGTCGACGAGCAGGCGATCAAGGTGGCCGTGGAGCTGTTCACGGCCGCCGCGATGCTGGCCTGA
- a CDS encoding glycosyltransferase family 2 protein translates to MVKLSVVVPFYNVQTYAPETLRSLRANAREDFEFILVDDCSSDETPGILARAERDLPGAVVLRHERNSGLATARNTGIDAARGEYVTFLDGDDWVAPGHYSRLVAAAEGLGTDFVRTDHVQFTGTTRTIHRVPVARRDEALDPREAILPADRSTSVDYPYAWAGICHRRLVDRGLVRFTDGLRTAEDRPWIWRLHREAESFAVVGLLGIFYRRGVASSLTQIGDVRQLDYIRAFDQVIEEISKDREADRFMLKAVRTYCAIISHHLGSTDRYEPSVARKLRSLSAGALRRLPQDVLNEALNSMDLERSTRLRRLRRRTMPAGKAAA, encoded by the coding sequence GTGGTCAAGCTCTCCGTCGTCGTGCCGTTCTACAACGTGCAGACATATGCTCCCGAAACACTCAGAAGCCTCCGCGCGAACGCAAGGGAGGACTTCGAGTTCATCCTCGTCGACGACTGTTCGTCCGACGAGACACCCGGGATACTCGCCCGGGCGGAGCGTGATCTCCCGGGGGCGGTCGTCCTCAGGCACGAGCGCAACAGTGGACTGGCCACCGCGCGGAACACCGGCATCGACGCGGCACGCGGCGAGTACGTCACCTTCCTCGACGGTGACGACTGGGTCGCTCCCGGCCACTACTCCCGCCTGGTCGCCGCCGCCGAGGGCCTCGGGACCGACTTCGTCCGTACCGACCACGTGCAGTTCACCGGCACGACGCGCACGATCCACCGCGTCCCGGTGGCCCGGCGCGACGAGGCGCTGGACCCGCGGGAGGCGATCCTGCCCGCCGACCGCTCCACGTCCGTCGACTATCCGTACGCCTGGGCCGGCATCTGCCACCGGCGCCTCGTCGACCGCGGTCTCGTGCGTTTCACCGACGGGCTGCGGACGGCGGAGGACCGGCCGTGGATCTGGCGGCTGCACCGCGAGGCCGAGTCCTTCGCGGTGGTCGGCCTGCTCGGGATCTTCTACCGGCGCGGCGTCGCCTCGTCGCTGACACAGATCGGTGACGTACGGCAACTCGACTACATCCGCGCCTTCGACCAGGTCATCGAGGAGATCTCGAAGGACCGCGAGGCCGACCGGTTCATGCTCAAGGCCGTCCGCACCTACTGCGCGATCATCTCCCACCACCTGGGATCCACCGACCGGTACGAGCCGTCCGTGGCGCGCAAGCTGCGTTCCCTGAGCGCGGGCGCGCTGAGACGGCTGCCGCAGGACGTCCTCAACGAGGCGCTGAACTCGATGGACCTGGAGCGTTCGACCCGGCTGCGACGGCTGCGCCGGCGGACGATGCCCGCGGGAAAGGCGGCCGCGTGA
- a CDS encoding ABC transporter ATP-binding protein, which translates to MRGITKRFPGVVANRDIDITVRRGTVHALCGENGAGKSTLMKILYGMQKPDEGTITVDGAQVSFGSPADAIARGIGMVHQHFMLADNLTVLENVVLGGEKLHGIGSRARKKIQEISDAYGLGIRPDVLVEELGVADRQRVEILKVLYRGARTLILDEPTAVLVPQEVEALFDNLRELKSEGLTVLFISHKLGEVLSVADEITVVRRGTTVGSADPRTTTSRQLAELMVGSELPSPETRESTVTDVPALKVEDLRLSATDTDGVVRDVLAGIRFTIHRGEILGIAGVEGNGQAELVEAIMGLRDPDGGVITLDGTDISHAPTRTRRESGIGYIPEDRQRHGLLLEAPLWENRILGHVTETPNSRRGLIDAKAARLDTERIVREYDVRTPGIEVTAGSLSGGNQQKLIVGREMSHHPKLLIAAHPTRGVDVGAQAQIWDQIKDARREGLAVLLISADLDELIGLSDTLRVMYRGRLVADADPATITPEELGSAMTGAATGHLAATVPPQRDGEAPETAHDGETGDTAGETR; encoded by the coding sequence CTGCGCGGCATCACCAAACGCTTCCCCGGTGTCGTCGCCAACCGCGATATCGACATCACCGTTCGCCGAGGGACCGTGCATGCCCTCTGCGGCGAGAACGGTGCCGGCAAGTCGACCCTGATGAAGATCCTCTACGGCATGCAGAAGCCCGACGAGGGGACCATCACCGTCGACGGCGCGCAGGTCAGCTTCGGCAGCCCCGCGGACGCCATCGCCCGCGGCATCGGCATGGTGCACCAGCACTTCATGCTCGCCGACAACCTCACCGTCCTGGAGAACGTCGTCCTGGGCGGCGAGAAGCTCCACGGCATCGGCTCCCGGGCCCGCAAGAAGATCCAGGAGATCTCGGACGCGTACGGCCTCGGGATCCGCCCCGACGTCCTCGTCGAGGAACTGGGCGTCGCCGACCGCCAGCGCGTGGAGATCCTCAAGGTCCTCTACCGCGGCGCCCGCACGCTCATCCTGGACGAGCCCACCGCGGTCCTCGTCCCGCAGGAGGTCGAAGCCCTCTTCGACAACCTGCGCGAGCTGAAGTCCGAGGGCCTCACCGTCCTCTTCATCTCCCACAAGCTGGGCGAGGTGCTGTCGGTCGCCGACGAGATCACGGTCGTGCGCCGCGGTACGACGGTGGGCAGCGCCGATCCCCGTACCACCACCTCCCGGCAGCTCGCCGAGCTGATGGTGGGCAGCGAGCTGCCGTCCCCGGAGACCCGCGAGTCGACCGTCACCGACGTCCCCGCGCTGAAGGTCGAGGACCTGCGGCTCAGCGCCACCGACACCGACGGTGTCGTACGCGACGTCCTCGCCGGCATCCGGTTCACCATCCACCGCGGGGAGATCCTCGGCATCGCCGGCGTCGAGGGCAACGGCCAGGCCGAACTCGTCGAGGCGATCATGGGCCTGCGCGACCCCGACGGCGGGGTCATCACCCTGGACGGCACGGACATCTCGCACGCGCCCACCCGCACCCGGCGCGAGAGCGGCATCGGCTACATCCCCGAGGACCGCCAGCGCCACGGCCTGCTCCTGGAGGCCCCGCTCTGGGAGAACCGCATCCTCGGCCACGTCACCGAGACGCCCAACTCCCGGCGCGGCCTCATCGACGCCAAGGCCGCCCGCCTCGACACCGAACGGATCGTGCGCGAGTACGACGTACGGACCCCCGGCATCGAGGTCACCGCGGGCTCCCTGTCCGGCGGCAACCAGCAGAAGCTGATCGTCGGCCGCGAGATGAGCCACCACCCCAAGCTGCTGATCGCCGCGCACCCCACCCGGGGCGTGGACGTCGGCGCCCAGGCGCAGATCTGGGACCAGATCAAGGACGCCCGCCGCGAAGGCCTCGCCGTCCTGCTCATCTCCGCCGACCTGGACGAACTGATCGGCCTGTCCGACACCCTGCGGGTGATGTACCGGGGCCGCCTGGTCGCCGACGCCGACCCCGCCACCATCACCCCCGAGGAACTGGGCTCCGCCATGACCGGCGCCGCCACCGGCCACCTCGCGGCCACCGTGCCCCCGCAGCGCGACGGCGAAGCACCGGAAACAGCGCACGACGGCGAAACTGGCGACACCGCGGGAGAGACCCGATGA
- a CDS encoding DUF6716 putative glycosyltransferase, with the protein MPSRTSHAVRVAVLADSDTRWKWGSLTARRIAPEKRDTELSGFLLRGRATPTARQLAEVGAELDAPREMTGVEFLTHLRNESYDVVVLALVGGAVQAMLHGIAALELPRRPLVVTGYVGVVYEKLSDGLLLRHGADIVLANSRYDAERFRDVYEGVGADASSVTEAALPFLAGARYVPEEGRDTVVFAAQPSVPVSRADRTYVLKRLAEHARLHPGREVLLKLRSKPGEQTTHIEEFPYQKLAERLPGGLPPNFKLVYGHMGEVLDRTDLLVTVSSTAALESLHRRIPTAILTDLGIREPLGNHHFIGSGCLASWDQLDGGYRPEADAVWAGRQGVAAADGAYETAFDEARAHVEELLDAPGLPRLRPYYTATTAPGYLPPLLARYHLAADGTPLPGARTEPADNSRMRRAVREAVRGAARGAYRHGVQRVAPVIRRMGEL; encoded by the coding sequence GTGCCATCACGTACCAGTCACGCCGTCCGGGTCGCAGTGCTCGCCGACTCGGACACCCGGTGGAAATGGGGCTCGCTCACCGCGCGCCGCATCGCCCCCGAAAAGCGCGACACCGAGCTCAGCGGGTTCTTGCTGCGCGGCCGAGCCACGCCCACCGCCCGACAGCTCGCCGAAGTGGGCGCCGAATTGGACGCCCCGCGTGAAATGACCGGTGTCGAATTCCTGACGCACCTGCGGAACGAGTCGTACGACGTCGTCGTCCTCGCCCTCGTCGGCGGAGCCGTCCAGGCGATGCTGCACGGAATAGCGGCCCTCGAACTGCCCCGCCGCCCCCTAGTTGTCACCGGATACGTCGGCGTGGTCTACGAGAAGCTGTCCGACGGACTCCTCCTGCGCCACGGCGCCGACATCGTCCTCGCCAACTCCCGTTACGACGCCGAGCGGTTCCGCGACGTGTACGAAGGGGTCGGCGCCGACGCCTCCTCGGTCACCGAGGCCGCCCTGCCCTTCCTCGCCGGCGCCCGCTACGTGCCCGAGGAGGGCCGCGACACCGTCGTCTTCGCCGCCCAGCCGTCCGTACCGGTGAGCCGCGCCGACCGTACGTACGTCCTCAAGCGCCTCGCCGAGCACGCCCGCCTCCACCCGGGCCGCGAGGTGCTCCTCAAGCTGCGCAGCAAGCCCGGCGAACAGACCACGCACATCGAGGAGTTCCCGTACCAGAAGCTCGCCGAGCGGCTGCCCGGCGGCCTCCCGCCCAACTTCAAGCTCGTGTACGGGCACATGGGCGAGGTCCTGGACCGCACCGACCTGCTGGTCACCGTCTCCTCGACCGCCGCGCTCGAATCGCTGCACCGGCGCATCCCCACCGCGATCCTCACCGACCTCGGCATCCGTGAGCCGCTGGGCAACCACCACTTCATCGGCTCCGGATGCCTCGCGTCCTGGGACCAGCTCGACGGCGGGTACCGCCCGGAGGCCGACGCCGTCTGGGCCGGCCGGCAGGGTGTCGCCGCCGCCGACGGCGCGTACGAGACGGCCTTCGACGAGGCCCGCGCGCACGTCGAGGAGCTGCTCGACGCCCCCGGACTGCCGCGGCTGCGCCCGTACTACACGGCCACCACCGCCCCCGGATACCTGCCGCCCCTGCTCGCCCGCTACCACCTCGCCGCCGACGGCACCCCGCTGCCCGGCGCCAGGACCGAGCCGGCCGACAACTCCCGGATGCGGCGCGCGGTGCGCGAAGCCGTACGGGGAGCGGCGCGCGGCGCCTACCGGCACGGCGTGCAGCGCGTGGCCCCCGTCATCCGCCGCATGGGCGAGCTGTGA
- a CDS encoding alpha-2,8-polysialyltransferase family protein: MTYSPSTSAFTSTSTALPGDRPTTQIFCVSTLYGAATLAAAIDAGLFRPAARRLLVVCNNAASPELHPGVDRMPGFGTLRDRFDDIVSWNETIAPFHPKSWAPRSGDVPLWERHLRLAWALGDDRVEVTVESIQVNPALAIAEIFTGAPLTVYADGLMSYGPTRSKIDPLIGGRVRRLLHLDLVPGLAPLLLTEFGVEAELVPSEEFRRVLEGLADAAEDIGTPSVAPALILGQYLSALSVLTPQEEEELHVEMVRGAAALGHTRVVFKPHPAAPAAWSGLLADEAEKAGIELTVFDSPVLAEVLYQRLKPALVIGCFSTALFTASAFFGLPVARTGTAGLLERLSPYQNSNRVPVTIVDALVTPLDDDGSFEPEARIGELVTAVGYTMQPQIHPGLRPAAEAYLSRHLDERTWRFFKRRRLTGLGLPGGIPAQFAGIPRNATARRMVRRARKLRQTVLRAGPR; encoded by the coding sequence ATGACGTACTCCCCCTCGACCTCCGCCTTCACGTCCACGTCCACCGCGCTGCCCGGCGACCGGCCGACCACGCAGATCTTCTGCGTGTCCACGCTGTACGGGGCCGCCACCCTGGCCGCCGCGATCGACGCCGGTCTGTTCCGCCCGGCCGCCCGTCGCCTGCTGGTCGTCTGCAACAACGCGGCCTCGCCCGAACTGCACCCCGGCGTCGACCGGATGCCGGGCTTCGGGACGCTGCGCGACCGCTTCGACGACATCGTGTCGTGGAACGAGACCATCGCGCCCTTCCACCCGAAGAGCTGGGCCCCCCGGTCCGGCGACGTCCCGCTGTGGGAACGCCACCTGCGGCTCGCCTGGGCGCTCGGCGACGACCGGGTGGAGGTGACCGTCGAGTCGATCCAGGTCAACCCCGCCCTCGCGATCGCGGAGATCTTCACGGGCGCGCCGCTCACGGTGTACGCGGACGGCCTGATGAGTTACGGCCCCACCCGCTCGAAGATCGACCCGCTGATCGGCGGCCGGGTGCGCCGGCTCCTGCACCTGGATCTCGTACCCGGCCTCGCACCGCTGCTCCTCACGGAGTTCGGCGTCGAGGCGGAGCTGGTGCCCTCCGAGGAGTTCCGGCGGGTGCTGGAAGGTCTGGCGGACGCGGCGGAGGACATCGGGACGCCCTCGGTGGCTCCCGCCCTGATCCTCGGCCAGTACCTCTCCGCGCTGTCCGTCCTCACCCCCCAGGAGGAGGAGGAACTGCACGTCGAGATGGTGCGCGGCGCCGCCGCCCTCGGCCATACGCGGGTGGTGTTCAAGCCGCATCCGGCCGCTCCCGCCGCGTGGTCGGGCCTGCTCGCCGACGAGGCGGAGAAGGCCGGGATCGAGCTGACGGTGTTCGACAGCCCGGTCCTCGCGGAGGTGCTGTACCAGCGGCTCAAGCCGGCGCTGGTGATCGGCTGCTTCTCGACGGCGCTGTTCACCGCGTCCGCGTTCTTCGGCCTCCCGGTGGCCAGGACCGGAACGGCCGGCCTGCTGGAGCGGCTCTCGCCGTACCAGAACAGCAACCGCGTGCCGGTGACGATCGTGGACGCGCTGGTGACACCGCTGGACGACGACGGTTCGTTCGAACCGGAGGCCCGGATCGGCGAGCTGGTCACCGCCGTCGGGTACACCATGCAGCCGCAGATCCACCCGGGGCTGCGTCCCGCGGCGGAGGCGTACCTCTCCCGGCACCTGGACGAGCGGACGTGGCGCTTCTTCAAGCGCCGCCGCCTCACCGGGCTCGGGCTGCCGGGCGGGATCCCCGCGCAGTTCGCCGGGATCCCGCGCAACGCGACGGCACGGCGCATGGTGCGGCGGGCGCGGAAGCTGCGGCAGACGGTGCTGCGGGCGGGACCGAGGTAG
- the leuE gene encoding leucine efflux protein LeuE, with the protein MLGVTDLPTYLVGLVLIVLLPGPNSLYVLSVAARRGVRVGYRAAMGVWCGDTVLMVLSAAGVASLLQGNPLLFGIVKYAGAGYLTWLAVGMLRAARALWRSRHERSDEAAADATGAAPEAVERPYRRALLISLFNPKAILFFISFFVQFVDPEYAHPALSFVLLGVLANVASALYLSALIFGGTRLAAAFRRRKRLSAGATTAAGALFLGFAVKLTVSSA; encoded by the coding sequence ATGTTGGGTGTCACGGATCTGCCGACGTACCTGGTCGGCCTTGTGCTGATCGTCCTGCTCCCAGGACCGAACTCGCTGTACGTCCTGTCCGTCGCGGCCCGGCGCGGGGTCCGCGTCGGCTACCGGGCGGCCATGGGCGTCTGGTGCGGCGACACCGTGCTCATGGTGCTGTCCGCCGCGGGCGTCGCCTCGCTCCTCCAGGGCAATCCGCTGCTCTTCGGGATCGTGAAGTACGCGGGCGCCGGCTATCTGACGTGGCTCGCGGTCGGGATGCTGCGCGCGGCCCGGGCGCTGTGGCGCAGCCGCCACGAGCGGTCCGACGAGGCGGCGGCGGACGCCACCGGGGCGGCGCCGGAGGCGGTGGAGCGGCCGTACCGCAGGGCCCTGCTGATCAGCCTCTTCAACCCCAAGGCGATCCTGTTCTTCATCTCGTTCTTCGTGCAGTTCGTCGACCCGGAGTACGCGCACCCGGCCCTGTCGTTCGTCCTGCTGGGCGTCCTGGCGAACGTCGCCAGCGCGCTCTACCTCTCGGCCCTGATCTTCGGCGGTACGCGGCTCGCCGCCGCCTTCCGCCGCCGCAAGCGCCTCTCGGCGGGTGCGACGACGGCGGCGGGCGCCCTGTTCCTGGGCTTCGCGGTGAAGCTCACGGTGAGCAGCGCGTAG